AACAGATGCTTGTGGTTTGGTAAAATGAGTTTATTCTACCAGTTTGTCTTTATATACAATGCAAACCTCAAGGCCATAGAGGTAAACTGCTGTTAGCTTATATGCTCATTTCACATACAGGCATCTGGCCCATATCTGCACGTGTGCGTTTCTACACAAACGCTCTGTTTCACCTGACGCTTTGAAAACCGTACAAGCCGATTAAACGTACGTTAAACACAATTAACGCCACTTAAGTCATGACGATTACACACAAATGTTCCCATCATGGTGAACATGCGATTATTCTGACCTGTAGGcgcacagatttttttttatttttttaatatatatttttttttataagtttgtgcgtgtgagagaaagacgtgCCTGAATAAAGCCACAGGAAATTTAACACGCGATCACATGCCGTTATAAGCTGGCCCTCCGCTGCCCTCAGGAACGACCCAGTTGATGTTCTGGCTGGGATCTTTAATGTCACACGTTTTACAGTGCACACAGTTCTGTGCGTTGATCTGTAGCCTCATACCTTCGCCTGATTCCAGAGGAACAAATTCGTACACACCtgggaagaaaagaaataaaaaaaaaaaaactttacatagAAAAACAGCCAAAAATCTAAAATCATGTACCAATCTGACACCTAAAGCAGATCGGTATCAAATCGGATTTGACGATTTCTTCTTGcctaattgttttattaaacaaataaaattaacatgAATGATTTATTCCACAAGTCTCTGTGACTGAGCCGTTACTATAAAAACACTGATATAATTGAACGAACAGCACTACTGTTACAGAAAATCGATCAACACCTACCGACCAATCAGATGTTAGGATTCGACGGCTCTGTGGTGTAAGCCGCCTTAGCGTACTATAAGCCGTGATCGCTAAAAGGTTGGCTCATGttcacaaatcttttttttaaactcgtATCCATAAATATCTTACAGGTTGTTTATACAAGTAaggaatattaaaaagaaaatagattATTGGacttttaaagacaaaagcacaaacacaccagCAGGACAAAACCTCTGTTCAGGGCCGTCGTAGATGGCGAGATTCTGTGAGACGGGAATGCTGTCATCCTTCAGTGTGAGGTGAGGAGGCTGGTTGTGCTCGTGATTGGTTCCACTCAGTGCCACAGAAGAAAGGAGATCGAAGCTGATTTTCCCATCAGGCTTCGGGTACTCGATGGGTGTGCAGTCTTTCGCTGGCTTCAACTGGGCAGAGTCCAGACCTGCAAAACAAAATCATCATCAATGTGTgcgacaatacaatacaacaattaaaaaaataagtttaatgAGTCATTCAATTttaagctttttgttttttttagtctgtTATTTTCTCACCACAGTGTTTTAGTGTCCATGGCTCTTTCCCTCTCAGTATCCAATAGAAGATTCCAGTGTACAGCATCCCCCCATAGAGCCCAAAGTAGTTGTGGAACGACGGCCGGATGTTCCTCACGGAACGCAGCTCCTTCCAGATCCAGGAATTCTTCAAATTTTCCTCATACTCAGGAACGTGGATACCTAacagaaaaatgacaaacacgTTCTATTGGATCTCGTTAGCTTCATATcctgtatgttttgtgtttccGAGTAGCTTCGGGTCACGTGCCTGCCGTCTCGGATCGCAGGTTCTCGTCTGTCAGTTTGTTAAAGATGGCCTCCGCGGCCAGCATGCCGCTCTTCATGGCCGTGTGCGTTCCTTTGATCTTGGGGACGTTCATGAAGCCGGGGCTGCAGCCGATCAGAGCACCGCCGGGAAACGTCAGCTTTGGTATAGACTGAGGAGGGAGACATAGTTACGTTAGgcaggtaaataaataagttcaaATACTGAGACACCTGAGGTACCTGAAAGCCTCCTTCGTTTAGAGCTCTGGCTCCGTAAGCGATCCGGTTTCCTCCTTCCAGAGTGGGAGCTACGGATGGGTGATGCTTCCAGCGCTGGAACTCTCTGAACGGATTCAGGTAAGGGTTAGTATAGTCCAAACCCACCTGggagcgtacacacacacacacacacacacacacacagaaagagagagggagaagggaCTCATTGTGTTTCATCAGCaggtgtctttatttttttttttgggagaaTTGACatatccactcatccatcctGTGCATCTATTCAGTGACCAGACCATCTATTCAGTGCAGAGCTCAGGGTTCAAAAACGGTGAGAAAATAACAAGGGATTCAACTATATCTCTAGTTCATTATGTTTACTTACCACTAAGCCCAGGGCCACCAGAGGCTCTCCTTCATTGAGGTGGTACAGGAAGGAGCCTCCGTACGTGTTCCTGTTCAGAGGCCACCCCACAGAGTGCTCTACTCGACCCGGGTGCCATTTCTTCTCATCGATAATCCACAGCTGGGGgaaatagtgtgtgttagtgcgtATGTAAAAGCTCCATTCAGTTAGAAACGGTGAAGCAAACAccgtttctaaaaaaaaaaaaaaagttttgtttatgCATCCAACGTTCACTTTTTGTTCATCTGTCCAAAAAAACATTGTCGGATTGATTCAGAAACGAATCACTTTCTTACTGAATCGCTTTGGGTTCACATGGAAGTGGAACAAGGCCACCGTACTCAGATGATCCCAgactgcttaaaaaaataattcaatctttgattcattttctgtggtTGGTTGATTCAGAATCAAATCACTTTCTCACTGCAATCAACTCATACGCTCATGAACTGGAAGTGAATCGAGGCTGCCTTGGACTTACTCGGCTGCTCAAGGTCTCGGACCGGTTGCCTTGGGTTCCgtccggaaaaaaaaaaaaatgcatgtttgATTTACTTCCTGTAGTCGAGTCCATTCGGTATCAAATCGTGTTACTTACATGACCTCGAACCGATTGCTTTGGTCTGAGTGTGATTCTTATACTCTTAGCAATTAATTTGTCAATTTTCAACAAAGATCCAAATGCGAGTCAGTCACCTCTTTGAGGCCGATGGCGTAGGTCTGCGGCTGGCAGTTCTCCCTTAGGTTGAACCGTCTGTAGAGTTGCTTGGAGAGGTGACCGTGACATCCTTCACCAAACAGCGTGACCTTAGCGTGGAGCTCCATGCCTCGCTCGAACACGTCCTGCACATGGACAGACACACGCGGTTATAAAATATCATCAGTGTCTGTATATAcgctgtctcgctctctctatatCCGTTCATCTATGATTTTATTTCGAGACTGACTGATGGAGTAGGAAATTGCCCCGGTCTTGATCTTTAAATGTGCGACCAACCTTAGGAGAGCCGTCTCTGGCGATCCCGACGTCGTTAGTGCCGATTCCTTTCACGCTTCCATCCTCGTGAAACAGCACCTGTAAAAGATGAGGTTCAGACTCTTGTCCTTCGAGCGATGCATCTCGTGTCACCTCTCGTCAGAGTGTTTATTCACAGGTATTTTACATCTATCAGTCGCACGAGAAACTAAAACGCTCATCAAACTCAATCAGTTGCTCTTAGGTGGAATAGAGAAAACTGCTAGCTATGAAGGAGGGAAGATGTTTCTctttagattgtgtgtgtgttgtgtgagtgagcgtgagagagaaagacagagagagaaaggcagagagagagagagaaagacaaagagaaagacagacagagagagagagagagagagagagagagagagagagaaagacagagagagagagagagagagagagagaaagacagagagagagagagagagagagagaaagacagagagagagagagagagagagagagacacagagagaaagacagagagagagagaaagacagagagagagagagagaaagacagagagagagagagagagagagagagagagagagaaagacagagagagagagagaaagagagagagagagagagaaaggcagagagagagaaaggcagagagagagagagagaggcagagagagagagagaaagagagagagatagagagagagagaaagacagagagacagagagagagaaagacagagagacagaaagacagagagagagagagagaaagacagagagagagagagagagagaaagagagagagagagagaaagagagagaggcagagagagagagagagagagaaagagacagagagagagagacagagagagagagacagagagagagagacagagagagagagagacagagagagagagagagagacagacagacagagagagagagacagagagagagagacagacagagagagagagagagagaaagacagaaatagagagagagagagaaagacagagagacagagagaaagacagagagagagagagagaaaaagacagagagagagacagagagggtcATGATGTTCTGACCTCAGCTGCAGCGTAACCTGGATACAGCTCCACCCCGAGTTCTTCAGCCTGTTCTCCCAGCCAGCGCACAAAGTGACCCAGACGCACGATGTAGTTCCCGTGGTTATTCATCGGAAGACCTGCagacaagaaggaaaaaaacctgCATTTCATTGTCAGGGGCGAGACATTTTACTCTTATTCTGACGTCTCTGACTCTGAGGGACAGCATGTAGCCATTCACTGTGTTCACTTATGTAACACTGAACAGAAGAGTTCTGATGGATCACTTTACCTGGGAGTATTGGCACAGGGACTCGGTATTTTTCTGTCAGAATAGCAAATCTGTCTTCTGTAACCTGTGTGTTGAGTGGGGCCTGAAAGAGAGCGaggtttaccttttttttttttaaagaattaccATATTAGAAATAGAAATTGGCCAGAACAATAGCAACTATGAGGTCattagtgtgtgtaataaaagtcCACAGGAGTCCTTATGTCCAATTATTCAATAAAGATTATTAGTGTGTGTagatttaggtgtgtgtgtgtttctatataTACCCCCTTTcttagtgtgtgcatgtttaagtgtgtgtgtgtctatatatatttttatttgtgtgtacaggtttaagtgtgtgtgtatttacccatttattcatgtatgcaggtttaagtgtgtgtgtgtgtgtgtgagtgagtgtgtgtctatatatataatttgtgtgtgtgtgtgcaggtttaaatgtgtatgtgtgagtgagtgagtgagtctgtgtgtgtgtatgtgtgtatacccCTTTATTCGTGTATGCAGGtttaagagagtgtgagtgtgtgtctatcccgttatttgtgtgtgcaggtttaagagtgtgtgtctatatatccctttatttgtgtgtgcaggtttaagagagtgagtgtgtatgtatgtgtgtttgtgtctatatatCCCTTTATTCGTGTTTGCAGGtttaagagtgagtgtgtgtgtgtgtgtctatatatccctttatttgtgtttgcaggtttaagagtgagtgtgtgtgtgtgtgtctatatatccctttatttgtgtttgcaggtttaagagtgagtgtgtgtgtgtctatatatccctttatttgtgtgtgcaggtttaagagagtgagtgtgtatgtatgtgtgtttgtgtctatatatccctttatttgtgtttgcaggtttaagagtgagtgtgtgtgtctatatatccctttatttgtgtgtgcaggtttaagagagtgagtgtgtatgtatgtgtgtttgtgtctatatatCCCTTTATTCGTGTTTGCAGGTTTAacagtgagtatgtgtgtgtgtgtgtgtgtgtgtgtatgtgtctatatatccctttatttgtgtttgcaggtttaagagtgagtgtgtgtgtgtctatatatccCTTTATTCGTGTGTGCAGGtttaagagagtgagtgtgtgtatgtgtgtttgtgtctatatatCCCTTTATT
The Tachysurus vachellii isolate PV-2020 chromosome 13, HZAU_Pvac_v1, whole genome shotgun sequence genome window above contains:
- the etfdh gene encoding electron transfer flavoprotein-ubiquinone oxidoreductase, mitochondrial codes for the protein MFPSSRCSLQARRCIRALKAVQTERVAVQVYTRRCFSAPVPRITSHYTIYPRDKDPRWEGVDMERFADEADVVIVGGGPAGLSAAIRLKQLANQHEKELRVCVVEKASQIGAHILSGACLEPSALNELFPDWKERGAPLNTQVTEDRFAILTEKYRVPVPILPGLPMNNHGNYIVRLGHFVRWLGEQAEELGVELYPGYAAAEVLFHEDGSVKGIGTNDVGIARDGSPKDVFERGMELHAKVTLFGEGCHGHLSKQLYRRFNLRENCQPQTYAIGLKELWIIDEKKWHPGRVEHSVGWPLNRNTYGGSFLYHLNEGEPLVALGLVVGLDYTNPYLNPFREFQRWKHHPSVAPTLEGGNRIAYGARALNEGGFQSIPKLTFPGGALIGCSPGFMNVPKIKGTHTAMKSGMLAAEAIFNKLTDENLRSETAGIHVPEYEENLKNSWIWKELRSVRNIRPSFHNYFGLYGGMLYTGIFYWILRGKEPWTLKHCGLDSAQLKPAKDCTPIEYPKPDGKISFDLLSSVALSGTNHEHNQPPHLTLKDDSIPVSQNLAIYDGPEQRFCPAGVYEFVPLESGEGMRLQINAQNCVHCKTCDIKDPSQNINWVVPEGSGGPAYNGM